DNA sequence from the Acidobacteriaceae bacterium genome:
GATCTACGATGCGGGTTTTGGTTCAACGAGCCGAGTGTATGAGCAGGCTGCGGCTACCTTCGGGATGTCTCCGACGGCGATGAAGGATGGTGGTCGGGGCGAGTCGATTCGTTGGTCGACGGGCGAGTGCTCACTGGGCACGCTGCTGGTGGCGGCGACCGACCGTGGGCTTTGCGCGGTATCGTTTGCCAACTTTGAGGGTGAGGCTGTGGCGGAGTTGCGCGAGCGCTTTCCGCAGGCCGTGATTCGTCGCGACGACGAGCAGCTTGGCGAGATGCTGCGCACCGTGCTGGCGTATGTCGAAGAGCCCGGTGCGGCGTTGCAGATGTCGTTCGACATCCGGGCGACGGCGTTTCAGCAGCGTGTGTGGGAGGCCCTGCTGGCGATTCCTGCGGGTGAGACGCGGACCTACGCCGAACTGGCCGAGAGCATTGGCGCACCGAAGTCCGTGCGTGCGGTCGGAACGGCTTGCGGAGCGAACCCGCTGGCGGTAGTGATTCCGTGCCATCGCGTGGTGGGTGCGGGTGGCAAGCTGACGGGCTATCGCTGGGGAACGGAGCGCAAAGGTGCGCTGCTGGAGCGCGAGGGTGGCCGCAAAGAGTAGGGCCGGTTTAGACGCAGGATGAACGATCGCGGCACGAACTCGTAGAATTAAAGAAGACAGCGCCCCTGCGCCGATGGTGGTTTGTTTCGCTCATGAAGCTGCGTCCTGTTCTGGTTGTTCTGGTAATTCTGACTGGTTTTTATCTGCTGACCACGCGTCTGATGCCCGTGGGAGCGCTGGCGGGCTGGGTTCACGGTAGCCATCCCGGCGATGGAACGTCGACGACGGCGATCTCCGGGCCGATGGGCACGTTTGGCCTGACGCAGGCGGATGCCGCTCCGGCGTTCGACGCAGAAGAGCAGCAGAACATTGCGGTCTACAAGAAAGCGCTGCCGAGCGTGGTGAACATTACCTCGACGGAGGTGGCGTATGACTTCTTCTATCGCCCGGTGCCGCAGCAGGGCCAGGGGTCGGGCTTCATCCTGAACAAGGATGGCAACATCCTGACGAACAACCACGTCATCGACAACGCGCAGCTTGTCGAGGTGACGCTGTGGAACAAGAAGAAGTACAAGGCGAGCGTGATTGGCGTGGACAAGAACCACGATCTTGCTTTGCTGAAGATCAACGGCGCTCCTGATCTGCAGCCTGCGACGCTGGCCTCTGGCAACAGCCTGATGGTTGGCCAGCGGGTGTATGCGATTGGCAATCCGTTTGGCTTTTCGGGCACGATGACGCGCGGCATCATCTCGGCGATTCGTTCGGTGCAGATGCCTAGTGGCAACAAGATTGAGGACGCGATCCAGACGGATGCGAGCGTGAATCCGGGTAACTCCGGCGGGCCGTTGTTGAACTCGCGCGGCGAGGTCATCGGCATCACGACGATGATTGCGACGAACCCCAACGGCAATGCGGATCAGTCGGCAGGCATTGGCTTTGCGATTCCGATTGCGACGGCGAAGGCGGTGCTGGATGACTTTGCGAAGTATGGCCGGGCGCGACGTCCGTCGCTGGACATTGTGACGCTGCCGATCGGACCCGATATCGCCGAGCAGATTGGTCTGCCGGCGGATTACGGCATCCTGATCGAGCGCGTTCTGCCGGGCGGAGCGTCTGAGCAGGCAGGGCTTCGCGGCGGCACGCAGCGCGCGTACATGGGCAACACGCCGATCATGCTGGGCGGCGACCTGATCGTGGCCTTTGACGGCCAGCCGATCACGAACGCGCAGGACCTTTCGAACGCGTTGAACAGCAAGCACGCAGGCGACAACATTACGCTGACGGTCTTCCGTGGGCGCCAGCGGATTGCGGTGCATGTGACTCTGTCGGAGGCCAAGCAGGTGATTGGCGGAGGGCAGAGGGTTTAGGGAGTTCTCAGTTCTCAGTTGACTGTTGTCCGTTGGGGATGGGGCTGGCGAATGAATTGCCGCTATATCGAAGTGGGGCGCAGCCTGATGGCTGCGCCCCATTTCAGTTCCTGCTCCCTACTCCCTGCTTCTACCGGTTGTTGTCGAAGAGCGAGCCTGCGATTCCTCCGATAACGGCGGCGGTGCCCATGCCACGGAGGTTGCGGCTGTTGTCGTCGTGGGAAAGGTAAGGCTCGAGGGCGTGGGCGAGGTTGACGAGCGGAAGCGTTTGCAGCCAGACTCGGCCTGGGCCGGTGAGCGCGGCGAGGAAGATGCCGTCGCCGCCGAAGAACATGTTGCGAATACCCTGGACACGCGTGATGTTGAAGCCGACCGAGCTTTGGAAGGCGCCGACATGGCCGGGATGGACGCGGAGCACTTCGCCGGGTTGCAGGTCTTTGACGACGACCTCGCCTGCGAGTTCGAGCCAGGCGGTGCCGTGGCCGGAGACCTTCTGCAGCAGAAAGCCGTCGCCGCCGAAGATGCCCGCGCCGAGTGACTGCTGAAAGCCGACGCCGAGCTCGATCTGCGAGGTGGCGCAGAGGAAGCCGTGGCGATGGATCATCATCTCCTGCCCGGGGGCGATTTCGACGGGGAGAATGTGGCCGGGGACCTTGGTGGCGAAGGCGACTTCGCCGGGGTAGCCCTGCGGGGTGTACTCGGTCATGAAGAGCGTGCCGCCGCCTGCGATGCGCTTGATGGCACCGAAGATGCCGCCACCACCGGCGAGCTGCGTGTGCGTGCTCATGGCGATGGTCTGGGACATCCAGCTCAGCTCGCCGGCTTCAGAGATGACGCTCTCGCCGGGCTGCAGAAGCACTTCAAGGACAGGCATGGTGGTGCCGATGATTCGCGATTGCATTCGTTTTACTCCTGCGGGCTGATTGTGTTGCGGCTCGCACACCATGCTACGCCGGGGGTGTGGGAAAAGTTCCGTGCAGCTAGAACGGCGGCCACTCGAAGGCGATCAGTTTTCCGGCCTGGGCTGGGTCGATCTTGACGCCTGCTTCGGTAAGGGCTTTGGCGAGTACGGGGTCTTTGCCGTCGGCAATGTCGGCGGCAGAAGGAAGAGCGAGTTCGTCCGGGAAGACGCCAGCATTTTCTATCGAGTGGCCGTCGGACATGATGATGTTGTCGACTGTGATGTGGGTGCCGAAGCTGACGAAGATGGAGTCGCCTACTTTGCCCTCGAAGTACTTGGACTCCATCAGCTCCCCGGCGCTGCGGTCGCCGATGACGGTGCCCCGATGTTCGAGCTGGATGATGCGTGCGAAGGCCTCTGATGCGGAAGCGGACTGGGCATCGATGAGGACGATGAGTTTTCCGTCGTAACGGCCGAAGTGCCCGGTCGGGGAAAACCTCTTTTTGGTCGATTTACGGCCGACTTCGGTGTACATCTCAACGGGATGGTCGAAGAGGTGCTGCACCATCGTTTTCAGAATTTCAACGTCTCCGCCGCCATTGCCGCGTAGATCGATGACGAGCGTGCCAGCTTTATGCGCTTTGGCGAAGACGGTATTGATGACGTCATCGGACGTTTCAAAGCTTGGCATGTGCCAAAGCACGGCGTTGTCGTAAACGATGTACTGGTGTCTCTGCCAGTGGGCGTAGTTCTGCGCGTCGATCCGATCTTTCCAGTTGTTCACGCCACCTGCGTCGTCGAAGTTTCGAAAGGCTACGCCCTGCTTGAATTGGGCCTTCACTACTTCGGTGCGATGTTTGCCGTTTGTGTCCGCGACCTCGATCTTCAACTCGGGTGTATGGATGAGTGTGTCGAAGGTGTAGGTGAGCAGGTCGTAGCTCTTACGGCGGGCAGAAATTCCGTTGATGCTTACGATGCGGTCGCCGGGATGCAGCTTTGTGGACGCATCTGAACCCGGTCGCGTGTCTGTAACGAAGACCGCTTCGCCGATGACGTCCATCGCAAAGCCTCGGTCCATCTTGTCGATTCTGTCCGGAGGGATGAAGGTGGTGTGCGAGTCGTTCAGCGTGGAGACGAAGGTTGCAAGCAGGAAGTAGGCTTCGTCCGGGTTATGTACGTTGGTCAGCAGCTTTTCCGTGCGGGCCATGTTTCCGGCCAGATCGACGCCGTGGAAGGTCGGGTCATAGTAGTTGTGCTGCAGGTTGGCGTAGATCTGGTGGAGCATCATGCGAGCGCGGTCGGCCTCGTAGGCGTCGACTTTCTGGGCGGGCTGCTGCGCTGCGGCTATGCAGGAGAGGGTGAGCACGGCCGTGGCAAGGCGGCGCAGGCCTGAGGTTCGTAGCCAAAGTTTCTTTGAGGGCATGGGCGGAGCCAATTTTAGCAAGGCGAGGAACCTTGAAGGCTAATGCTCGCGCACAGGGTCGCGGCCTAGACTCTGGGTAAGGGAGTGCTTGCCATGGCGACGCGTAAAAAGAGTTCCGGTTCCGGCTTTGGCAAGTTCTTGCTTGGGTTTCTGTGCGCGGCGGTGATCGCTGCTGGCGGTGCGTGGTGGTATCTGCACCGGGGCAAGCCGATTACCTATCTGCCTTTGAGTGAAGAGGCGCCTGCTGCGGTGGCTCCGGTGAGGCCTGTGGCGAAGAAGGCTGTGCCGCATCAGGCCGTTGCGCCGTCGTTTGAGTCGCTGGGGAAGGTGTCACCGGACGAGTCTGCGGCGGGGCCGGTGAAGACGATTCCTGCACCACCGTTTGCGGCGAGTGAGGATGCGTTTGAGGCTGGAGCGGTGACGTATCGCAAGCGCTGTGCGGGTTGCCACGGAGCGCCCGGGCATGATGCTCCCAATGGGCTTGCTCTGCCGACACCCGCGAAGCAGTTCTTCCGCGCCGGTGGGCTGGGTGCGAAGTCTGCAGGGGCGATCTATGTGGCGATTCGCGATGGCAATCACAAGGCCGGGATGCCGGCGTACAGCGGCGTTCTTCCTGATTCGTCGATGTGGGACGTAGCGTTGTTGTTGAAGGCAGCAAATCAACCTTTGCCTGATCCGGTGGTCTCGAAGCTTGGCAAATAGCTGCGTGCGATACTGACGACAGTATGTTTAAGCGTGTATTGCTGAAAATTTCCGGTGAAGCGTTGGCTGCCGGTCGCGGCTTTGGTGTGGATGCGGTGTTTATTCACCAGGTGGCTGCAGAGATCGCGGACGTTGCGCGTAGTGGCTGCCAGGTTGGCGTCGTTGTGGGTGGCGGCAACTTCTTCCGCGGTGTGGCCGAGCAGGCCGTTGGCATGGACCGCGTTGCGGCTGATCACATGGGAATGCTTTCGACGGTGATCAACGCGATTGCGTTGCAGGATGCCATTGAGAAGGCCGGGCTGCCGACACGCGTGATGAGCGCGATCGAGATGCACGAGGTCGCAGAGCCTTACATTCGCCGCCGCGCGATTCGTCATTTGGAGAAGGGCCGCGTGGTGATCTTTGCTGCCGGTACAGGCAATCCTTACTTCTCGACCGATACGGCTGCAAGCCTGCGTGCGATGGAGATTGGCGCGGACGTGCTGCTGAAGGCGACCTCGGTGGACGGCATCTACTCGGCTGATCCGAAGAAGGACCCAGACGCGACGAAGTTCGAGACGATCAGCTACATGGACATCATCAAGCTTGGTTTGAAGGTGATGGATACCTCGGCTGTCAGCATGTGCAAGGACAACGGGATGCCGATGATTATCTTCTCCATGCGTGAAACAGGTAACATTCTCCGCGTGGTGAATGAAGAGAAGCTGGGTACGCTTGTGACGGCGGAGTAGCTGCTCGAAACTTTGAGGAGTGGAAGTTATGCATAAGGCCGTTTGGGCGCTGGCGATTCTATCTTCGGCTGCACCAGCGGCCTTTTCGCAGACTGCTGTAGCTGTCGATCCCCATGCTGCGGGCGCGGCGATGGCCGCGACGGTGCAGACGAAGTGGCCTGCAGCGGTGATCCCAGAGGCGCACAAGCCCGGTGCGATGACCTACGAGGTGGGCACGCTGTTGGACGGCATGGCCGCGATGGCGGAGGCGACCGGAGACCCGAAGGACTTTGCGTATGTGAAGGCGGCGGTCGATCGCTGGGTGATGCCGGATGGCACGGTGCGCTCGGGGGCGAACAAGCCGTTCTCGGCCAGCAACCATGCTCTGGATGACTTTGAACCGGGGCGTGCCATTGTGTATGTCTGGCGACGGACGCATGATCCTCGCTATCGCAAGGCCGCTACGGAGATGATCGACGGGCTGAAGCCGCAGCCGCGCACGCCTGAAGGTGGCTACTGGCACAAGCAGATTTATCCGCAGCAGATGTGGCTTGACGGAGCGTACATGGCGGAGCCGTTCCGCGCGTCGTACGCAGCGGAGTTTGGCCCGGCGAGCGAGTTCGACGATATTGCCAAGCAGTTCATGCTGATGGCCGAGCATACGTATGACCCGAAGACGGGTCTGCTGCGGCACGGATGGGACTCGGCACACACGCAGCCGTGGGCGGATAAGACGACCGGGCAGTCGCAGGAGGCGTGGGCGCGTGCGATGGGCTGGTATGTGATGGCGCTGGTGGATTCGCTGCCGTACTTCCCCGCAGAGCACCCGGCGCGACCGGCGATGATTGCTCGCCTGAAGCAGTTGATGGATGCGGTGGTGAAGTATCAGGACCCGCAGACGGGTTTGTGGTGGGATGTGCTCGACAAGGGATCGCGCGAAGGCAACTTCCGCGAGACCTCGGCGAGCGCGATGTTTGTATACGCGCTGGCCAAGGGCGTTCGGTTGGGATACCTGCCGAAGAGCGATCTAAAGCCTGCACACTATGCGTGGAACGGCCTGGTGAAGACCTTTGTGACGAAGGAACCCGATGGCAACGTCGTGTTGCACGGCACGGTGAAGGTCAGCGGGTTAGGCGGCAAGCCTTATCGTGCGGGTGACTATGCGTACTACATCCACGAGCCGGTAGGCGACGATGATGCCAAGGGCGTCGGCGCGTTTCTGCTGGCTGCCAGCGAGATCAGCCGCGCGCCGTCGCAACCGCAGAAGCATCGGCCGAAGCACTCTTCTGCCGGGCACGATGCCGCTCCCACCAAGCCTTAATGACAAGCTGCATGGGGTGTTCTACCCAGCGGCGTACGGCCATAGCAAACGCAACGACGAAGACGTAGCTGATCCACGGATCGAGCTTCGCAACGTGCAGCCTCTCCGGCACTTTGTACTGGTGGATGAGCATGAAGACGTTGAAGTGCAGCAGATAGAGGCAGTACGTCGAGGTGCCGACGGCAACCAGCGGGCGGATGGCGAAGACGCTGGCTAGCGGGCTGGGGCCCGAGAGTCCGAGGATGATGAGCGCGAAGAGCGGTGAGAGCAGACCGCCGTGGATCATGATGTACGGCAGTTTGTCGGCCAGGTGGTAGGCGACGAACCAGACGGCAGTGAAGCCGATGAGGCCAGCGATCATGCGTCCGCGAACCTGAAACTTCAGCGCGTCCTGCAGGCGGCCTAGCGTGAGCCCTGCGAGGAAGGTGCAGAGGTAGGGCAGCGGCGTGAACTTGAGGAACTGAATCCAGAAGCCGCCGGAGTAACGATCGGCCATGCCCGGCAGGTGGTCCGGGTTGAGCCAGATGTAGAGCATGTGGGGAATGAGTCCGACGGCCCACAGGCCAAGCGCCATGGCGGTCAGCTTGCTGGCGGAGCGCGGCCACTGTAGACGCATCAACCACGGGAAGAGGATGTAGAGCGCGACCTCGCAGCTCAGGGTCCAGGTGACGGTCATCCAGAAGGTGGCGAGGTTGGGGAAGAAGCCCTGAATGAGCAGCGGTGTAGCGAGGGTGCCTTCCCAGAAGTCCTTCAGCGAGCGGACGTGGAACTCGGTGAAGAGCATGGGGATGCTGACGATCATGGTCAGCAGATAGACGGGGTAAAGCCGCGAGAAGCGCGCGACCCAGAAGTCCAGCGCGTTGAGCGGCTGGGGGCGGTCGGCGTAGTTATACGCGAGGATGAAGCCAGAGATGAGAAAGAAAAAGCTGACGAAGACGTAGCCGATGTCGATCAGCGGATAGAGCGAGAGCCACGGATGGGCGTTCCAGCGCAGCCCTGAGGGCGTGAAGTGGAAGAGCACGATGGTGAGCGCCAGCAGCGTGCGCAGGCCGGTGAGGGCAGGCAGAGCGGGCTTGCGTGCGAGTTTCGGCTTAGGCTGGAGTGCGGCTGCGGGTTCGCCGGTCGAGGTCGGAGCGTAAGTATTCATGCAGAAGTAAAGGGCCGTGCTCCTGGTTAGACGTGCATGGAGCTGCGCAAAGATTCAGCCTATCGCAATTCGGCGGCGCGAGATCGAGGGTTTCGCGCCGTAGGTTTAGGGTTTCGGGACTTTGCGGTTGTATCGAGGCAGAGAGCCTGCGCTAGCGGATCTCGACGTGGCTGAATCCGAGGCCGTGGAGCAGGGTGCTTAGCGTGGCCCGGGCGTTCTTGCTGGCGGCGTCGAGGATGCCGTCGCTGAGAGCGGCTTCCTGCAACTGAGCCTGCGCCTTTTGCCGGGTGATGCTCTCAAGGTTCGGGTCGGCTCGGACGAGCAGGCCCGTGGAGCGTTCGTAGACGCGGGTGTGCGCGTTGTCGATGGAGGTGAGGAAGACTTCGCTGGGCGGTAGCGTGATGTGTACGGAGCGGCCATCGCTGGACTCGGTGATTTGCACGTCCTCTGGCTTCAGCTTGGAGAGGTCGACGCCGGCGATGGTCTGTCCGTGGACGATGAGCAGCAGGCGGTCGCCTGCGAGGGCGTCGGGCAGCAGCGGGGAAGACTCATTGCCTTCGACGATGGTATCGAGCGAGTAGACGACGGACTCCAGGCGATTGAGGCCCTGGATGCGTTCGACGACGGTGGGAGCGGTGATGAGGTTGATGGGCCTGCCGGTGATGAGCGAGGCGAGCTTGCCCGCGAGGCCGGAGCGCGCGTGGTGTACGAAGGCTCCGAGCAGGGAGGCTCCGAGGAGGACGGCCAGCACGATGCCGAACATGATTCCTGTGCCGCGTCGATTGCTGCGATAGTTGTCGTATCCCGTGCTCATGGTCTCAGTGTATCGATGCTCGGGAAGAGACAACCGGCTGCCTGCGGCGTGGCTCTTATGTTGCAGGCGATCCATTCTTGTTCCGTATACGTTCGGAGATACATGCAGACGGTTACTCATCCTCTTGCCTCGCGCTTCACCGCGCCGATGACAAAGCTCGGCTTCGGTTGCGCTCCGCTTCTTGGCCGGGCATCGCGAAAGGAGTCTCTGACGGCACTTTCGCTGGCTTACGACGCCGGCATTACGTTCTTTGATA
Encoded proteins:
- a CDS encoding DUF4230 domain-containing protein, with product MDRLQHKSHAAGSRLSLPEHRYTETMSTGYDNYRSNRRGTGIMFGIVLAVLLGASLLGAFVHHARSGLAGKLASLITGRPINLITAPTVVERIQGLNRLESVVYSLDTIVEGNESSPLLPDALAGDRLLLIVHGQTIAGVDLSKLKPEDVQITESSDGRSVHITLPPSEVFLTSIDNAHTRVYERSTGLLVRADPNLESITRQKAQAQLQEAALSDGILDAASKNARATLSTLLHGLGFSHVEIR
- a CDS encoding cytochrome c, which codes for MATRKKSSGSGFGKFLLGFLCAAVIAAGGAWWYLHRGKPITYLPLSEEAPAAVAPVRPVAKKAVPHQAVAPSFESLGKVSPDESAAGPVKTIPAPPFAASEDAFEAGAVTYRKRCAGCHGAPGHDAPNGLALPTPAKQFFRAGGLGAKSAGAIYVAIRDGNHKAGMPAYSGVLPDSSMWDVALLLKAANQPLPDPVVSKLGK
- a CDS encoding TIGR00266 family protein: MQSRIIGTTMPVLEVLLQPGESVISEAGELSWMSQTIAMSTHTQLAGGGGIFGAIKRIAGGGTLFMTEYTPQGYPGEVAFATKVPGHILPVEIAPGQEMMIHRHGFLCATSQIELGVGFQQSLGAGIFGGDGFLLQKVSGHGTAWLELAGEVVVKDLQPGEVLRVHPGHVGAFQSSVGFNITRVQGIRNMFFGGDGIFLAALTGPGRVWLQTLPLVNLAHALEPYLSHDDNSRNLRGMGTAAVIGGIAGSLFDNNR
- the pyrH gene encoding UMP kinase → MFKRVLLKISGEALAAGRGFGVDAVFIHQVAAEIADVARSGCQVGVVVGGGNFFRGVAEQAVGMDRVAADHMGMLSTVINAIALQDAIEKAGLPTRVMSAIEMHEVAEPYIRRRAIRHLEKGRVVIFAAGTGNPYFSTDTAASLRAMEIGADVLLKATSVDGIYSADPKKDPDATKFETISYMDIIKLGLKVMDTSAVSMCKDNGMPMIIFSMRETGNILRVVNEEKLGTLVTAE
- a CDS encoding S41 family peptidase, encoding MPSKKLWLRTSGLRRLATAVLTLSCIAAAQQPAQKVDAYEADRARMMLHQIYANLQHNYYDPTFHGVDLAGNMARTEKLLTNVHNPDEAYFLLATFVSTLNDSHTTFIPPDRIDKMDRGFAMDVIGEAVFVTDTRPGSDASTKLHPGDRIVSINGISARRKSYDLLTYTFDTLIHTPELKIEVADTNGKHRTEVVKAQFKQGVAFRNFDDAGGVNNWKDRIDAQNYAHWQRHQYIVYDNAVLWHMPSFETSDDVINTVFAKAHKAGTLVIDLRGNGGGDVEILKTMVQHLFDHPVEMYTEVGRKSTKKRFSPTGHFGRYDGKLIVLIDAQSASASEAFARIIQLEHRGTVIGDRSAGELMESKYFEGKVGDSIFVSFGTHITVDNIIMSDGHSIENAGVFPDELALPSAADIADGKDPVLAKALTEAGVKIDPAQAGKLIAFEWPPF
- a CDS encoding glycoside hydrolase family 88 protein, encoding MHKAVWALAILSSAAPAAFSQTAVAVDPHAAGAAMAATVQTKWPAAVIPEAHKPGAMTYEVGTLLDGMAAMAEATGDPKDFAYVKAAVDRWVMPDGTVRSGANKPFSASNHALDDFEPGRAIVYVWRRTHDPRYRKAATEMIDGLKPQPRTPEGGYWHKQIYPQQMWLDGAYMAEPFRASYAAEFGPASEFDDIAKQFMLMAEHTYDPKTGLLRHGWDSAHTQPWADKTTGQSQEAWARAMGWYVMALVDSLPYFPAEHPARPAMIARLKQLMDAVVKYQDPQTGLWWDVLDKGSREGNFRETSASAMFVYALAKGVRLGYLPKSDLKPAHYAWNGLVKTFVTKEPDGNVVLHGTVKVSGLGGKPYRAGDYAYYIHEPVGDDDAKGVGAFLLAASEISRAPSQPQKHRPKHSSAGHDAAPTKP
- the ada gene encoding bifunctional DNA-binding transcriptional regulator/O6-methylguanine-DNA methyltransferase Ada produces the protein MSSSSMSSSSKNAKHIFAGLAWQQVLARDASADGQFVYAVKSTGVYCRPSCPSRRPERRNVSFFSTPAAAEAAGYRACLRCEPQRVELRADPQAEAVERACALLTTGERIELDDLATAVGLGKFALLRAFQRILGVSPGEYARTTRRELFRDRVRTPKKTVTEAIYDAGFGSTSRVYEQAAATFGMSPTAMKDGGRGESIRWSTGECSLGTLLVAATDRGLCAVSFANFEGEAVAELRERFPQAVIRRDDEQLGEMLRTVLAYVEEPGAALQMSFDIRATAFQQRVWEALLAIPAGETRTYAELAESIGAPKSVRAVGTACGANPLAVVIPCHRVVGAGGKLTGYRWGTERKGALLEREGGRKE
- a CDS encoding trypsin-like peptidase domain-containing protein; its protein translation is MKLRPVLVVLVILTGFYLLTTRLMPVGALAGWVHGSHPGDGTSTTAISGPMGTFGLTQADAAPAFDAEEQQNIAVYKKALPSVVNITSTEVAYDFFYRPVPQQGQGSGFILNKDGNILTNNHVIDNAQLVEVTLWNKKKYKASVIGVDKNHDLALLKINGAPDLQPATLASGNSLMVGQRVYAIGNPFGFSGTMTRGIISAIRSVQMPSGNKIEDAIQTDASVNPGNSGGPLLNSRGEVIGITTMIATNPNGNADQSAGIGFAIPIATAKAVLDDFAKYGRARRPSLDIVTLPIGPDIAEQIGLPADYGILIERVLPGGASEQAGLRGGTQRAYMGNTPIMLGGDLIVAFDGQPITNAQDLSNALNSKHAGDNITLTVFRGRQRIAVHVTLSEAKQVIGGGQRV
- a CDS encoding acyltransferase → MNTYAPTSTGEPAAALQPKPKLARKPALPALTGLRTLLALTIVLFHFTPSGLRWNAHPWLSLYPLIDIGYVFVSFFFLISGFILAYNYADRPQPLNALDFWVARFSRLYPVYLLTMIVSIPMLFTEFHVRSLKDFWEGTLATPLLIQGFFPNLATFWMTVTWTLSCEVALYILFPWLMRLQWPRSASKLTAMALGLWAVGLIPHMLYIWLNPDHLPGMADRYSGGFWIQFLKFTPLPYLCTFLAGLTLGRLQDALKFQVRGRMIAGLIGFTAVWFVAYHLADKLPYIMIHGGLLSPLFALIILGLSGPSPLASVFAIRPLVAVGTSTYCLYLLHFNVFMLIHQYKVPERLHVAKLDPWISYVFVVAFAMAVRRWVEHPMQLVIKAWWERHRARQKSASADASAVATARG